In Erigeron canadensis isolate Cc75 chromosome 8, C_canadensis_v1, whole genome shotgun sequence, the DNA window TAGTTTAACGTTCAAGTATTTTTGTAATTCGTTGTAACCCTGCAAACCAATAAACCATTTGTTTAAGGACACTGACTCAAATGTTATAACAGTACTCACAATACCAACTCTATCGTTATTTCACCATACCCACTTTATCAGTATGAAGAGTAATAAATCTACAATAATAATGTTTAACTATCCACAACAATGCATGTTTTATATAGTTGTACATTTGTTGTGGATGACTAAAATATGTTGTAGATCTATCACTCCCCGTTATTTCACCACTGGTTCTTGTTAGGGTCACAACAGAATACAAGTCTCGCACAAGTTGGACACGGAGGCATTGTGACTGCTCTaataaattggaaaaaaattaTGCTAGGGCTTGACGAGTTGACACATTCAACTTCGTTCCAAAAAAACTTGCCATAACCCgaatccattatatatatatatatatatgtatgcccATTTGGTATATAGTCTTTAATCTCTTGAGGATGAAGATCAGGTATTGAACCCTATCGTTAGTTCTTCTTAGTGTTTATTGGgaagtataaaaataaaagtaaagtaatATAAAATAGAGCAGTTTTTTACCAGTTAAAGATGAACAAATTGAAGAGGAAAAATGAATGACGTAATATATACCTCTTTGCCCCATTCGGTGTTGATTTCAAACGTGCAACTTGCAAGactctttattttttcaatCGTGTATTCCAATTTCTCTTTGTGATGATTTTCCAATCTCCAGTTGATTTTACTTCCATCATTTAAACTTTTTCCTGATAGAATATCTCTCCGGTGAAAACAGTTAGTTCCAATGTATAAAGGCCCGCCAACACCATCATGACCATGTAAATCAaccttcaaaaataaaaaaaaactttttaaacttgtataaaaaaatttcaattaatcCGTATATACTTAGTTTAGGTGGATTTCTAACTCATTTACTTATATGTGGGTGGTCTGTTCTGTTTGGTTTAAATTCAAAAGTCGCTCAAATATGTTATCTATTGCATATTTTAAGGTCATTAAAGCTCTAATTGACACACTAATGGTTTTTAAATTTTGGACAAAAGTGTTTCATGACAATCCAAACTGTCCAAACCGACTGGTTTGAATACATACATAAGATTACTAAGATTTTACCCAACCTGTCTAATTTGTCAACTCGAGTTTAAAGATTTAAATCTTTCACCTCAGTGATTACTCGAAGAGAACCACCATAAAGTTCATTCTTTGTAAGATTTTCAAAACACTGTGGGTACTGAATAAAAGCAATCTCATGGCCTTTTTCTTCATCCATGAAGAAGCAAAGGGCATCCCTTACGGCATCACTAGAACTAGAGTACATATCACAGTCGACATTTAGAATTATCGGTCCATTGCTTATCATAGATGACACCCTTATCTGCATAATTGTCGTCTTATCAAAAGAAGcacaaaatgaaaagaaaatgaatgtaGATAATACTAAGTACTAGTTACCAACGTGTTCATGGCGCCAGCTTTGAAGTTATGGGAATGAGCTGGTCTTTTTTCCCTAGCTATATAGACTAACTTTGGAAGGATTTTCCCCTCAATATCATGATCATGATCAAGCATAATCTGCAAATAAAACTATCTGTAACTATCTTTctatttaagttattattaactaTTTGTAGATGAACAACAGGAAAATGTTGTATAAAACTTGCTTTAATTTGGGTCAGCCAAAatctttttgtataaaaatgacCCATTTTGCTAGTTAGCCAATCTACCTGGTTTGATGATTTGGGTCACCTCTAAGTGTAACTAATCATGTTGACAACAAAAGTTATTTAAGTTGTAAACAATGTTcactaattaaaataaaaaactaaactttCCTACTTGTATGATGGCACTGTGATCACGTGGAGATGTAAACGAGTCCCATTCTGCAAATCCTTCATGTTCCAAACGTAATTCTTCAGGAACTCTTCCAATCTTGGTCACATTCTCAATCCGAGTCTTCATGTCTACAAATAGTTTCTGCAAAACGAAAGAGAacacttttttttcaacttatgAAAAATGTTATGCATAGTCTCGGTGCATATGCATTTTACATACTTATACGACCTCATTTTTATAAAGGTTGTTAAAAGTGCTAATCTAAAAATCATCATTACCTGAATGGAAATAAAATCTTGATTGTGTTTTGTGTTCGATGGTTGAGACACTGAATTGAAATAGGCGGTAGGAGATAGTGGCTCCACCTTGTAGTTTCGGCAGTATGGCAGCCAGTACTTAGAGAAAACGGCTGCTTGATTGAGAGCGTAGAAGGTAAGTTCAGATCCACCATCATCAGAGAGATAGATAGCAAGTTTCTCTGGTGGGTAGTCATATGCCATAACTGATAAAACAGTACTGATCACCATCATTGGTGGCTCAATGACAGGGTTAGCCGTGCAAACAAATATGTCCACCTCTGGCAACTTATTTTCATACCTGTTTCGTTCACTAAACCACttagaaaatattattatatcatgCAACACATGCATAACTAATGAgtgttaaataaatattatatcatatcaaatacTGATATAAAATAGGTTGTCATAACTACTTTGGGaagttttttcattttcattcatttagttaaatgaacaaAGAATATGGGTTTACTTAAGGGCTTATTACTTTTTAAGGTATCGTACttgtctatttttatttttgtaaggcCATTCTAAAATTTCAAATTTCCTATAATGTGGGGTGTATTGTGGAAAAGTTCACATATTGAAGTACCAAAACAGCCTCCCGATTTTGTAAAAGTGGTTTTGTGTGTGTGGGCCGCTGACTCGTAGAGATCGCCAAACGGGCAGATCGCCTACCCGGGGTGGTGTTCCCGGCGACACTGGTGGGTTGCCTTCCTGGAGCGCCCCACTCCATTTAGCCTTAGGGTATACTTTTCAACTATTTTAGTACGATTCTTTTGAAGTATTACTCGTAATTTCTATAGAGCAACTAATTTATCAACATAACTTTGACTTCACATACGAACATACATCCAGCTAAAAGTGGACAAAGTTATATCTAGTAACATGAATAAGCAATTGGTAAGCACTTTATTTACAACTTCTTAAACAATTggtacaaatatttttaaagcAATATGGAAAGTTTAGGTGCATAATTAAATACTCTAATAATTAAAGCTTGTGAAGTGacgagttactattcgtccatGTTATAACCCACACCattattcggattttgtcaAATCGCATCTGGTTCGGTTTTTCTAATACGAGTTACTTCCTGgtttttttcatatgttttttctttcaggtcttcaaataattatattgaaaacatttattcttttttttgtaacaatattTAGATTTTACCACATTAGATCCCTTTCATGTTTAGAATTACGGGTTACTTCCTGATTTCttacatttttttctcttttgggttttcaaataatatatcaaaactattttttgtaattatattgaaaacgtttattctctttttttttgtaacaatattCAGATTTTACCATATTAGATCCCTTTCAGGTTTAAaattacgggttacttcttggtttcttacattttttttcttttgggttttcaaataatatatcaaaacaacttttttgtaattatattaaaacGTTTAttctattttgtaaaaatattcaGATTTTACCACATTAAATCCTTTTGAGGTTTAAAATTACGGTTACTTTttggtttattacattttttttcttttgggttttcaaataatatatcaaaactaCTTTTTTGTGTTATTGCCTTTGAataaatatcatttcatatgtcaaatattttaacaaacatatatagcgacacatcatcaataacaaaacataatcgtttttaggttttcaaataatatattaaaaacttttattaattttatttgtggTATTGTCTTTGAATAAGTATGTATTTTATATGTCAAAGTGTTTAGAACataaatcatcaataacaaaaagtaATTGAACTAATTAAAACCGCCCAATGCAGACGGAAATTATCGTGATTTtgcctttaaataaatatattaaatatatatttgatatgataaatttttaaacaaactaataaaaaaattttatacaactctcttttttgttttttcttacatataatactAATCTTGTGGCCCACCTTTATCTAAAATCACATAGACGATAGAGTAAATACAATCCGCTGTCAAGCTTAGCTACTTTTTAGACTAGTTGAGTGAAATATCCCTTGGTAATCTAGTTTGGTAAAAATGGAAGTCGTACGTACCTTTGGAAGAGTCTCTGTTTGAAGGTACGGCGATCAGTAGGATTCCATCGAACCGACTGCGTCAACACCCAATACACACCGAAACATATCTCCGAAACAAACATTCCGACCGTTCTTAATCTCCAACTTCCATGTAACACTTGTGTTGTCCTGTATATCCATATCCATATTATACTTAGCAATACTGTTGTTGCAAACACTCTTTTtagcttcttttcttttcctcttatgATTGTCTCAAATAATGGACCATCTTTTCCAtcatatttcatttttcttccttCTGTATTAATTTTATCAAGAGAAGTCATATTCACGGTGTGTATCAAAATCAAACATGTGTATAGTTTAGAAAATTGTCAATACAATTTATCTATATTACATGATCTTGATTAATTCTTAGAAAATGGGAAAATGGGATAAATCAAGACCTCATAACATAATGACTTAAATAAATGGCCTTCCTATTATAAGGACCACTTTTTGATTGCAAAACTATGCCAAACGCAAACAAGTGGTCTAGTACTGTAGTATATTTTGTTGGCGTTAAGATGTCCATCACTAGCAGTCAAGTCTTATAAGTTTGATTTTTGTGGTACCGACAAAGATATGATAATTGATAGACCAGACATTatcttttaagaaaaattataaatcCTCGTAAAACTACAAGAAGCCGTCATGTAGTATCCATTAATTATCTTTTCCAATTTTGCCCCTTAATTTTACACATGTCATCAAGGTTGTAGAACTCCGGGAATCAAGATCGGATCGGCGAGGGTGGGAGTAGATTTATTAAAAATTGGATCAGTGAATAGTGAgttcttatatataaaataatagttttgaaattatttgtagaaaaatttatatatatatatataatattaataaagcagatctcccctgtttacattttaagtttcaatatttactttcgTAAAATACAccttatctattctatatttaactaaaataactataatactttttatgctctccttaaatctcaaccaatccatttttttctctctccttcataaatcatttattcctccaattcattcaaaatattttatctcaaaaaccgaacattgataaattataaaaattatatgagtgttcttaaaatttcatgttctttcattagagatgtcattcgatatactttcgacggaattttaaatccgagagcggAACCCAGTTAatgcatttggctatcacactctatgacctatcacactttatgacatatcacccccAATATCTCACTGCCGCAATgtgcgggtacttactctcgtatatatatataaaaaaaacttcaaattaaacataacataatttttcaacttaaacataattgtctAGAACCAATATATTAACTTATGGATTATAGGAATAGAGTTGGAAGTATCGTTATTTGAAGagttaatcatttatatatttacgtATGTGAAAGTAGGAAATAAATTCTTGAGCTTCATCATTTTAACTAGAacaatacccggtcgttgaccgggttagaaCAATGAATTGACAAAAGTGCAAGTATCccaataaattaacaaaagtgcaaatatgtttaaaatacTTGAAACATGTTCAAGTTTGTCTATAAAGATGGAGTGAATTATAAAGACATAACATGAAATGTCGCAAAATCAAACATAAGATAGTAGAAAAAACAATGAACGATAAATgttcaaaataattaattgacGACTTGTATAGTATCTTGAACCTTGGAATCATTGGCGTCCTTAATTATCTTATGTTTATCTTCCATAGCAACATCATTAATCATGTTGCGCGCATTCATTGATCTTGTCCAAAGGTTCCACATGTGTGCCATTTGAGTCCATAATAGGAGCTTCATTTATGGTTTTAGAAGTTACACAAGGCCCCCATTGAATTTCATCCATCATTGCTTCTTCACAATCGGTGACCTTTGGTTGTAGAAGTGTAGATGTTGTATTGGCAACAACCGAGAGCAACGGGAGAACTACACGTGGCATAATGACATTGATGGTGTTTAAGACACCAAGTTCAGCACCATAGTAGTTTGTTTTGGTGCAGAATCACGTGTGTACTTTGCTTTGGTGCTCAGCAATATCTTCCAGCAGAGCCCAAAATCGGCACGaatatgttcttttttttctttgctttaGCTGAATACTTTAAGTAGAAAAACTCGCTGAAGCTGGTGAGACGTTCGGTCTATTCACACAGGCACACAGCCAGAGCAGGGATTTCTTTCTTGCAGAGAAAGATCCTGAGGGGCAGCCAGTTTCTTTTACTAAATAGGAATGAAAGTATTCAACCGCCGGAAAGTGGGGTGGCCAGCTAGTCGGAATTAGACTTTCCATTCAATTCGTGACACTGTAAACCTACGCGAAAATTCAGGTTTCATATTGTATTGATCAACTTTGATACCGAACATGACCGGGACTCCAATTAAGGAAGTAATAAAGAACTCAATTATCCAGTTAGGATCGCCATTACCCTATAGAAGAAGTATGATAAGTTAACTATGCATGCTGATGAAGAAGTATGATAAGTTAACTATGCATGctgataaagatatatattaaaatttgtgAAGTAACAAACCTCTTGCGACTCCCTGGCAATTAACTCATCGAATGTGCATCCTATGAGCTTAGCAGCATTATCTTTGATAAGAACACAATCCATGCTCTCTTTGTTGTTGTTTACTTGTACTACTAACCTGtatctataaaaataaagtatcagtactgttagaaatccaaaaatagtgatacattgtaatttaagttatggacttacttgttgttaagtcatgtgttgattatttctaaggttgaggggctaattgtgataattagcatagttggttagtttaaactataaatagcctcaattccttagaaatcataaccttggCATAACCTTGacacatttttcataccattacacctgaataacacacacttgatcccgattctctctcaacacacacacaaacaccaagaacacacacacacactaaaccgccattgttgatgtgaattcgagtgataaaatcgtgttgttacatgtggtatcagggcaaaacatcgttttgatctcgatccataactgaattcaatcacaattcatcaaacaatcaccttttaattctgtttttgttcgttttttttaatcactgaaaattcaaaaataacctctcaaatcacataaaatcacaaatgtttggtcaccgttcgattcctcatagttaattacataatcctctaaagtttcgtgttctaattctatctggatcaaaagttcagattttgaatttttggcgctaaaatttgggatttgattctgttgtgttataagctgaattgtgttaatcggattgttgctaaggtgaaaacaaactgtttgcaagtggtttcatgttccaattctcagaaaatcaaaagatattgaagttttttaaatcgtcaatggagttgttcatgttcagaggttgaagacgacattgtaaagctaaaacgatcttatttagatcatttcagtttttctttccttgatacttacatttcagtgtggtggcttgtaaaacgattcaaattagatcgttttgacaagtgtggttgtggtgtgaagagttgattgtggctagctgatcctttggattggttttggtcaattcaatttcttgaaaataatcaagttttggtgaaattctgtgaagaaatctaaaacgatctcttttagatcatttcagactttgaaaaaccaaaacgatctcttttagatcgtttcagttttggtgaatccaaaacgatctcttttagatcgtttcatctttcactcaaacaattcctggtttgattacttcttgggtaactgatcttcgtgattggttttgctcaattcattccattacatttcataccaaaactctgtccaaattcattcagaatacttagaatttttcatccaaaattcaatttagatcattttattcctgaagacagatttagatcgtttcatttccaataaaaaattagatcgtttcaattcatTTATCAATTTGGATCGTTTTCCTATCTTTCcaactttagatcgtttcattctatctcatttagatcgtttcatactttcttcaaaatcaattcaattctcaaatcaatttctaatggctactcgtgaagcattggctctgggtactgatacaagacctccagttctttatcgtggtaactatggactttggaagaaaaggttcatggattatgtggaacgtcagactaatggtcacatgcttaaggattcaatcatgaatggacttgctatgcatcgtcatcctactaccggtgctattttaactcctgatcttttgaatgccgaacaaagagatcgtactgctgctgacaacagagctaggtcatgcttgtatcaagcacttcttgatgagatctatggctcagttgattcttatgacacagcaaaggagatttgggatgaagttgctagacaaatggaaggtgctgatgtatcctcaacaatccgactgacaaatgtcttaactgagtttgacaattttcagaaatcaccaaatgaatctctcgagtccatgtactacagattttgcaatgtaatcaatgagctcagaaagaacaaggtcaagaaaactgaaattgagctgaacatcaaattcatcaaagcacttggtcctgagtgggaagattatggaactcaaatcaagcaacatcaagatcagaccaaattcaccattcatattctttatgaatctttcaagttgaatgagcatcaagttctaagcaaattttcattcaacaaagtgccagaagttgtatctactgatcctttggcattggttgttgaaagaaaggtttctgaggctcttaaaagacaaatgactgttgtttcttcgtctgatgaggagggagaagatttcttggctccaagagatggtgttcttGATGAATtttaccaagctcttgccgctgtgactaagcatttcaagaaaaagtatttcaaagcgaggccaactaacaacaatcttcgtacttcatcaacaagtgcatttccaaagaaggaacaatatcatcacaagagttttgaacaaggtgaaacaagtggttccaagaacggagataagaaagcagaaactgagaaacaattcgtggagaaaggaaaaacatctgacaaaaagtgttacaattgtggagttcctggtcattttgctgtggattgcaagctgcctcgcaagaagaattatgaatactacaagcagaagatgctcttggcaaagcaagttgaagtcggtcaagccttgattgctgaagatgacaagtggcttttgctgtctgatgatgaagatgaagatctgtctgcaaatgtatgtttcatggcaaggttgagcaaagacaaagtgttggaggctgacagcattaacgaggaatatcccgatgatgaggtaaatctcgactctactttttcatcaattaaggataaagagtcttgtagaattgccttatcaaacttgacaaatcattacactttattagccaacaaaaacaagaaattgaaaatagcaatttattttcaaaaggggagtacacaaaacttcttgaagaaaattctaaactactttttgagtatgatgctatgaaacaagaatttcaaaattataaagaacaaatgttggttaaagaatgtgagatgaatgcctctcctgattctaagttattggaaaagtgccataatttagaaaacaccattcttgatcttgaaaaagtcaatcaagatcttgaagttcaaaagaccaatgaatggcttcgggcaaatgcaagacaaatggatgttgatattctgaataagaagcttcaagaagctacaccaaaaacaattgaactcgaaagaaaagtttatgatttaaatcataattgttttttaaaaggcattgagattgaaaaccttgaaagacaaattgaggaacataaaaagaatatacgtttctatcaagaaaagttgtacaaagttgaacaaaatcctcttttggatttcactgcctatttcaataaatcaaaaattgatagatcggaacttcttcttgggttgggttttgagaatatcactccattgcaaaaagcaaaagaagaaattatacctttgtatgatgagaaatttttgagacttggtatggtacaacaattcattcgtcctttggatgacgaatttgagagtgatgaagttgagaagattcaaaagaataaatttttggttaattatgatgctatcaatacttcttatgaaacgaaaaattcaacaatttttgaattagaagagattgcgtctaattttcaaaaccaagaatttgtcatttctccaccaaaaccaactaaattatatattccatccacatttttggaaaaacaaatagaagatttacaacaaacagtggaatctcaacaaaaactcattcataatctacagtctcaaagtccaaattcgaggaatgaatcaattgttgttgatatcaagaaagtttgtgtgaatgtttctactcaaactaatTTCAGTCGcttagtagaccatttcactcagactacttgtgattcatctacaagttcatccacccagaccgtgactgactgttttgcatgtacttgtcaaactactgctacttctttagctgcaaattatgtgcaatctgatttatctgatgaagatcttgtgcataacttagttttgatatggtacttttatagatttttcacatgcgaaaatcttgatgagctagttgttcaccctaagctttgtgctagtataggtgttgatacttctactcaattttcttgtgaaaccaaggatgttccagtccaagtcgaccttattcctgagactacccgtggtatgatgttggaca includes these proteins:
- the LOC122578439 gene encoding cellulose synthase-like protein E1 isoform X1, which codes for MTSLDKINTEGRKMKYDGKDGPLFETIIRGKEKKLKRVFATTVLLSIIWIWIYRTTQVLHGSWRLRTVGMFVSEICFGVYWVLTQSVRWNPTDRRTFKQRLFQRYENKLPEVDIFVCTANPVIEPPMMVISTVLSVMAYDYPPEKLAIYLSDDGGSELTFYALNQAAVFSKYWLPYCRNYKVEPLSPTAYFNSVSQPSNTKHNQDFISIQKLFVDMKTRIENVTKIGRVPEELRLEHEGFAEWDSFTSPRDHSAIIQIMLDHDHDIEGKILPKLVYIAREKRPAHSHNFKAGAMNTLIRVSSMISNGPIILNVDCDMYSSSSDAVRDALCFFMDEEKGHEIAFIQYPQCFENLTKNELYGGSLRVITEVDLHGHDGVGGPLYIGTNCFHRRDILSGKSLNDGSKINWRLENHHKEKLEYTIEKIKSLASCTFEINTEWGKEIGLKYGCPVEDVLTGLSIHYRGWKSVYYNPKREAFLGVTTTTLDQTLVQHKRWSEGDLMILLSKYSPVWYGLGKLHPSQVMGYLIYCLWSPSSLPTLYYTIVPSLCLLNGVSLFPPVSSGWFLPFAYIVIFASIFNCHEFLQSGGTIRGWWNDRRIWIYKRTSSYLFAFLDTVLGSDLSFAISSKVADDDVQDRYNKEMMEFGSSSLLSTTIVTLSMVYLLCFIRFVIKLILMDTKTWRSYYETMAFQILICVVLVVLNIPLYSGLFFRKDNGKIPSSVAAKSISLALFICMVFSFL
- the LOC122578439 gene encoding cellulose synthase-like protein E1 isoform X2; the protein is MTSLDKINTEGRKMKYDGKDGPLFETIIRGKEKKLKRVFATTVLLSIIWIWIYRTTQVLHGSWRLRTVGMFVSEICFGVYWVLTQSVRWNPTDRRTFKQRLFQRYENKLPEVDIFVCTANPVIEPPMMVISTVLSVMAYDYPPEKLAIYLSDDGGSELTFYALNQAAVFSKYWLPYCRNYKVEPLSPTAYFNSVSQPSNTKHNQDFISIQKLFVDMKTRIENVTKIGRVPEELRLEHEGFAEWDSFTSPRDHSAIIQIMLDHDHDIEGKILPKLVYIAREKRPAHSHNFKAGAMNTLVDLHGHDGVGGPLYIGTNCFHRRDILSGKSLNDGSKINWRLENHHKEKLEYTIEKIKSLASCTFEINTEWGKEIGLKYGCPVEDVLTGLSIHYRGWKSVYYNPKREAFLGVTTTTLDQTLVQHKRWSEGDLMILLSKYSPVWYGLGKLHPSQVMGYLIYCLWSPSSLPTLYYTIVPSLCLLNGVSLFPPVSSGWFLPFAYIVIFASIFNCHEFLQSGGTIRGWWNDRRIWIYKRTSSYLFAFLDTVLGSDLSFAISSKVADDDVQDRYNKEMMEFGSSSLLSTTIVTLSMVYLLCFIRFVIKLILMDTKTWRSYYETMAFQILICVVLVVLNIPLYSGLFFRKDNGKIPSSVAAKSISLALFICMVFSFL